The Amblyomma americanum isolate KBUSLIRL-KWMA chromosome 5, ASM5285725v1, whole genome shotgun sequence genome window below encodes:
- the LOC144133563 gene encoding WD repeat-containing protein 3: protein MPLTHQYLRFTSGPVFGVLASAEARVAFVRYQSTASRYYAVTACENVIIWDTKTKEKVKTLGGQKHFSTCLATSPDHRHVAVGYADGAVRIFDMQQGSGEAAITFQGHKAAVTSLDFDEGRLASAGKDAVIILWDVVGEAGMFRLKGHKGVVTRCRFMKQRKNVLVSSSKDTFVKFWDLETQHCFKTLVGHRGEVWDFVLVRQDTWLVTGSADSELRVWEIADKQQGQDTADAKKTKPDVLGDVDDEAEDEAGCPLTCTKFGSVMREGRGRVCSLVMDPSERVMLCHGVDSLVEVFKLNDEAEIKNKLHKRGRKLRKRLLKLASTDSQPQEDAHATVTIADTIERLQTFKCSSKPCCLDVFSAKNGLAKAAVGLRNNQVDFYVFNMMDKSVTPVLADSIQHAGHRSDVRALAFSSDNTGILSVSGETVKVWGRTSQQCLRSLACDYGLCCSFLPGDRHCIVGTKTGKLQLFDIGAKSLVEEVAAHNGPVWCLDLYPDQKGLVSGSGDKTVKFWDFDLVEREGTKNLVLVHTRTLEMAEDVLCVRVTPNGKLLAVSLMDSTVKVFFMDTLKFFLSMYGHKFPALCMDVSYDSTLLATGSADRSVKIWGLDFGDCHRSILAHDDSVMCLRFLPKTHMFFTGSKDHTIKQWDADNFQKIVTLEGHQAEVWALAVSPDGRYVVTASHDRSLRLWLKTDEPLVLEEERENEREAESEANANLEEAVIPREGGKDEMGLAAKKTTETVKMAERLLEAIDVYREHKLKMQEYEAQRKASTEPVAPPAPHPLMTIYQTTCPERYMLETLRRVRYSELEETLLVLPFGYVVDLLKALAELLSRNWEPELCCRCLFFLLRVHSGQIGATAALVSTVDRLRHCTVEQLDQARDEIGFNLAGLNFLQREVDAREEVALFTDATRAFKERKKKKTKKERAVLSLVAS, encoded by the exons ATGCCACTTACGCACCAGTACCTTCGGTTCACCAGTGGACCCGTATTCGGCGTGTTGGCCAGCGCCGAGGCGCGGGTCGCCTTCGTGCGTTACCAGAGCACAGCGTCCCGGTACTACGCGGTGACCGCTTGCGAAAATGTGATCATCTGGGACACCAAGACCAAAGAGAAGGTGAAGACCTTGGGTGGCCAGAAGCATTTCTCCACGTGCCTGGCCACCAGCCCCGACCACCGGCATGTGGCTGTCGGCTACGCGGACGGCGCCGTACGGATCTTCGACATGCAGCAGGGCAGCGGCGAAGCGGCCATCACTTTCCAGGGCCACAAGGCTGCCGTGACAAGCCTGGACTTCGACGAAGGTAGGCTGGCGTCGGCGGGAAAGGACGCGGTGATCATCCTGTGGGACGTCGTCGGAGAGGCCGGCATGTTCAGGCTGAAGGGCCACAAGGGAGTGGTGACCCGGTGCCGCTTCATGAAGCAGCGCAAGAATGTGCTGGTGTCCAGCTCCAAAGATACTTTCGTAAAGTTCTGGGACCTGGAGACGCAGCACTGCTTCAAGACGCTCGTGGGGCACCGCGGCGAGGTGTGGGACTTTGTGCTTGTCCGTCAGGACACCTGGCTCGTAACGGGTAGTGCCGATAGCGAACTTCGCGTTTGGGAGATCGCCGACAAACAACAGGGACAGGACACGGCGGATGCGAAGAAGACCAAGCCAGACGTCCTAGGCGACGTCGATGACGAGGCGGAGGACGAAGCCGGCTGTCCGTTGACGTGCACCAAGTTCGGCAGCGTCATGCGGGAGGGCAGGGGCCGAGTGTGCTCGCTCGTCATGGACCCGTCGGAGAGGGTCATGCTGTGCCACGGCGTCGACTCATTGGTCGAAGTCTTCAAGCTGAACGACGAGGCCGAGATTAAGAACAAGCTGCACAAGCGAGGGCGCAAGCTCCGAAAGCGACTCCTCAAGCTAGCCTCTACCGACAGCCAGCCACAGGAGGACGCCCATGCTACTGTAACTATCGCCGACACTATAGAGAGATTGCAGACATTCAAATGCAGCAGCAAGCCTTGCTGCCTCGACGTCTTCTCCGCGAAGAATGGCCTGGCGAAGGCGGCGGTTGGTCTCAGAAACAACCAGGTCGATTTCTATGTGTTTAACATGATGGACAAGAGCGTCACTCCGGTGTTGGCCGACAGCATTCAGCATGCAGGTCACAGGAGTGACGTCAGGGCACTGGCCTTCAGTTCCGACAATACGGGAATCTTGTCGGTGAGTGGTGAAACCGTCAAAGTGTGGGGCCGCACCAGTCAGCAGTGTCTGCGAAGTCTGGCATGCGACTATGGCCTGTGCTGTTCTTTCCTCCCTGGAGATAGGCACTGCATTGTGGGCACAAAGACAGGAAAGCTGCAGCTCTTTGACATTGGTGCCAAGAGCCTCGTTGAGGAAGTTGCAGCACACAATGGACCAGTGTGGTGCCTGGACTTGTACCCTGACCAAAAGGGGCTTGTCTCTGGGAGTGGCGACAAAACTGTAAAGTTCTGGGACTTCGATCTTGTCGAGAGAGAGGGCACTAAGAACCTGGTATTGGTCCACACAAGGACACTTGAAATGGCAGAAGACGTCCTCTGTGTCCGGGTAACTCCCAATGGGAAACTTCTTGCAGTGTCGCTCATGGACAGCACTGTAAAAGTCTTCTTCATGGATACGCTGAAGTTCTTCCTGTCCATGTATGGCCACAAGTTTCCCGCATTGTGCATGGATGTTAGCTATGACAGCACCCTCCTGGCAACTGGCTCTGCTGATCGCAGTGTCAAGATCTGGGGGCTCGACTTTGGAGACTGCCATCGATCTATCCTCGCACATGATGACAGTGTCATGTGCCTTCGGTTCTTGCCCAAGACACACATGTTCTTCACGGGCAGCAAGGACCACACCATTAAGCAGTGGGATGCAGACAACTTCCAAAAG ATTGTCACATTGGAAGGCCACCAGGCTGAAGTGTGGGCACTGGCTGTCAGTCCTGATGGCCGGTATGTGGTCACAGCATCGCACGACCGCTCCCTGCGCCTCTGGCTCAAGACAGACGAGCCCCTGGTGCTTGAGGAAGAGCGGGAGAACGAGAGGGAAGCAGAGTCCGAAGCCAATGCAAATCTAGAAGAAGCAGTCATTCCGAGGGAAGGTGGCAAAGATGAGATGGGCCTTGCTGCCAAAAAGACAACAGAGACTGTCAAGATGGCGGAGCGCCTCTTGGAAGCTATAGATGTCTACAGGGAACATAAGTTAAAGATGCAGGAATACGAAGCTCAGCGGAAAGCGTCCACAGAGCCAGTTGCACCCCCTGCACCGCATCCATTGATGACCATCTACCAGACGACCTGTCCAGAACGGTATATGCTGGAGACGCTGAGACGTGTGCGGTATAGCGAGCTTGAAGAGACGCTGCTTGTTCTTCCATTTGGCTATGTTGTGGACCTCCTCAAG GCACTTGCCGAACTGCTCAGCCGCAACTGGGAGCCCGAACTGTGCTGCCGCTGCCTGTTTTTCCTGCTCAGAGTGCACAGCGGACAGATAGGAGCCACTGCGGCTCTCGTGTCGACCGTCGACCGGCTACGGCACTGCACAGTCGAGCAACTGGACCAAGCCAGAGATGAAATAGGCTTCAACCTGGCTGGACTTAACTTCCTGCAGCGAGAGGTTGACgcgcgggaagaagtggcactcTTCACTGACGCCACACGGGCTTTCAAGGAGCGGAAAAAGAAGAAGACAAAGAAGGAGCGTGCTGTACTCTCACTTGTGGCGTCTTGA